The segment CGGCGCACGAACATGACAATCGGCTTCGATCAGGTGACCGATGAACGTCCCGGGTACATCTCCGTCATCGACAATGCGACAAAGACAGCCGTGGACCCCTATGTGCTCGACGACTTTTCACTGGTCTCGGTCGCGGAGACTCCGCTCCGCTCCTCGGACATCAACTTCACTGGCTTTGCCAACGCCCGGCGTGATTTCGACTGGACTGTGCCGATCACGCTGAGGGCGGGGCTGGATTTCCGCCAGTCCATCCGCGAATATCGGACCGGTAACAGACTTTGGAACTACAGCGGGGCGAATGTGCGTGGCAGCGCCGCTCAATTCGTCGATCCCACGTCATTGGTTCGCAAGTCTCCCTTTGGCTTTCCGCCCATTCAGTTCGTCGACTACAAGGCGGTTTACAAGTACTTCGAGGCCAATCCCAGCCAGTTCACCTTCAGCGAGGATGCGAGCTACCGGTCCTTCATCAATGGTTCGAAACATGCGAAGGAAATGGTCTCGTCCGCCTACATCCGCGCCGATGTCGCCCTGATGGACCGCCGGCTCAACCTCGTCGGTGGCGTCCGTTTCGAGCAGACCAATGTCGAGGGTGAGGGACCGCTCACAGACCTGTCGCGCAACGTCAAGCGCGATTCCGCCGGCAAGCCGATTCTCAACAACGGAGTGCCCGTGCCGATCACGACCGTGCCTCTTGAAATCTCCAAGCTCACGCTGCTTGAGCGCGCCGCCCGCGCCGAGAAGGAATACCTGCGCATGTTCCCGAGCCTCAATGCGAGCTACAACATCCTCGACAACCTCATCGCGCGCGCCGCGTTTTCGACGTCGATCGGGCGACCGGATTTCGACCAGTATGCCGGCGGCATCTCGCTGCCAAACACCGACAACCTTCCCAGCCCCACCAACTCCATCGGGCTCAACAACGCCGCCATCAAGCCTTGGACGGCAACCACCTATCGGGTCCGGCTCGAGTACTATTTCCGCGGTGTCGGGCAGTTCTCGGTCGGAGCGTACCGCCGGAACTACAAGAACTTCTTTGGACAGACGGAGTTTGAGGCGACACCGGAGTTTCTGGCACTCTACTCGCTCGATCCGAGCACCTACGGCGACTACAGCGTCACAACCCAATACAACATCCCCGGCACCGTGGGCTCCACGGGGTGGGAGCTCAATTACAAGCAGTCGCTCACCTTCCTGCCGAACTGGGCGCGCGGCATCCAGGTCTTCGGAAACATCAGTTTCCGACGCATGGACAATGCTGAGGACATGAATGTGCGCGGCTTCTATGACATTCCATACAGCGGGTCCTGGGGCATCAGCCTCACGCGTCAGCGCTTCAATATCCGCGCCAACATCAACTACGTCGCCGCGCGCCGGCTTGGGCGTGTCTCGGGAGCCAGCATCCCCGAGGGCACCTTCAACTACAATCCCTCCTATGCGAAGATCGATTTGCTTGGTGAATACCGACTGACAAGGAATCTTTCGGTTTTTGCGACCGCCCGCGACATCGAAGACACCCCGGATTTAGGTATTACCATCGCTCCTGCCGAGCCCGCACGACTTCGGACGAGTCAGAAATTCGGCTCATTCTGGACCGTTGGTCTCAGGGGGATATTCTAATTTCAGCCGCCGCGCCGCAGCCTGGCAAATCCGGTCGGAGCAATTTGTTCGTAGTGACCGGGTGATTGGCGTTTGCTGCCTGCGGCTCGTCCCTCGGTTTTCGTTCCCACACCTTTCAAACCCCCCAACCCATGCCCATCTCCCGTCGTCAGCTCCTTAGAAATGCCGGCCTTGCCACAGCCGGTGGCGTGCTCTTCCGGGCCACCGGTGAATCCCTCGCCGGCGCGGAACCGGCGGGCAAACCCGCCGCCACCGCGGCTCCACTGGCTCCCTTCAACCGCTTCCCGCGTGCAGTTCAGGAGTTCTACGTGCAGAAAGTCTGCGCGGCTGAACGCGAGGCGGATGCGCGGCGGGCCGCGCTGCGCACGCGTGAGGATGCGGAGCGTTATGTCGCCGACGTGCGCGAAAAGATCCGCCGTTGTTTCGGTCCCTATCCTGAGAAAACTCCGCTCAATGCGCGTGTCACCCGCACGCATCAGCGCGACGGTTACACGATAGAAAACGTGATCTTCGAGAGCAGGCCGGCGTTTCCGGTGACCGCCAACCTCTATGTGCCCACCGGGCGCACAGGTCGCCTGCCGGGTGTGATCGGCACCTGCGGCCACTCAAAAAACGGCAAGGCGGCGGAGCCGTACCAGTCGTTCGCCCAAGGCCTTGCCCGTCAGGGCTACGTCGTCCTGATCTTCGACCCCCTGGGTCAGGGCGAGCGAATCCAGCATATCACGTCGTCGCTCAAACCCAGCCATGGAACCGGCACGGTTGAACACATCTACCTCGGCAACCGCATGTCGCTGGTCGACGAAAACCAACCCGCGTGGTTCGCCTGGGACGGAATTCGCGCATTGGATTACCTGCTCACACGCCCTGAAGTCGACCCGCGTCACATCGGTGTGACCGGCAATTCCGGCGGTGGCACGCAGGCGACCTGGCTTTGCGGTGTCGAACCGCGCTTCACGATGGCGGCTCCGAGCTGCTTCGTCACTACGCTGCGCAGAAACATCGAGAACGAGGAGTCGCAGGACGCCGAGCAGTACCCCTGGCACATGCTCGCGCTCGGACTCGATCACTCGGACTTCATTGCGGCCATGGCACCCAAGCCAGTCCGCATCCTGGGGCAGGAACGCGACTATTTTGATGCGCGTGGTTTTGAGGAGGCGGCGGGACGGCTGAAGCAGCTGTACCGTCTGCTGGGCGCGGAGGAGAATTTCAGCTCCTTCCTTGGGCCCGATCCCCATGGCTATTCGCAGCCCAACCGCGAAGCCATGTACGGCTGGTTCAACCGGCAGACGGGCGTTTCCTCCGGCCAGAAGGAGCCCGCGATCAAGCTCGAAAAGGACGAGACGCTTCAGTGCACCGAGCGCGGTCAGATTGGCGAGAAGCCCTTCACGTCAGTGTTCGACTTCACTCGTGAGAAATCGCGCCTCCTTGCCGGATCGCGCGCGCCACTGAAAGGTCCGGCGCTCAAGGACGCCCTCAC is part of the Opitutaceae bacterium genome and harbors:
- a CDS encoding prolyl oligopeptidase family serine peptidase translates to MPISRRQLLRNAGLATAGGVLFRATGESLAGAEPAGKPAATAAPLAPFNRFPRAVQEFYVQKVCAAEREADARRAALRTREDAERYVADVREKIRRCFGPYPEKTPLNARVTRTHQRDGYTIENVIFESRPAFPVTANLYVPTGRTGRLPGVIGTCGHSKNGKAAEPYQSFAQGLARQGYVVLIFDPLGQGERIQHITSSLKPSHGTGTVEHIYLGNRMSLVDENQPAWFAWDGIRALDYLLTRPEVDPRHIGVTGNSGGGTQATWLCGVEPRFTMAAPSCFVTTLRRNIENEESQDAEQYPWHMLALGLDHSDFIAAMAPKPVRILGQERDYFDARGFEEAAGRLKQLYRLLGAEENFSSFLGPDPHGYSQPNREAMYGWFNRQTGVSSGQKEPAIKLEKDETLQCTERGQIGEKPFTSVFDFTREKSRLLAGSRAPLKGPALKDALTEILRLPKREGIADYRIMRNPGARRYVMQHSANYVLATEPGIPVLTIRLSETPLLSRIPRGPERALLYVAHRSADAELRDDAWLRDLLEAEPKGTALFACEPRGIGDSKPQLSTPEFAGKGGIDYFHSGLGLMFDRPMAGQRTFDVLRVIDLLEANGHRQVHLVARGEGAIPGCFAALLHDGVRQVTLRHALRSYAEVAESENYRWPLSSFVPAALTRFDLPDVYRELEAKSLRQVDPAGADAAPSTL
- a CDS encoding TonB-dependent receptor, translated to MTHRKPICRISNLPAFLSLFLFAIVPIFAAATGSIEGRVFNPRSGAFAENARVSIEGTEIVTFTDADGFFHLDNVSAGTARLRIFYTGYLPQFEAVAVTSGETTRREFNLGEGAPTPSGAPASVVKLDAFTVSESREMEASAIAINEQRFASNIKQVVSTDEFGAIAEGNAGEFLRFLPGLIIDYNGVDARSVSIDGAPEQNTPVTLGGVNLPASNRTGRQVEVAMFNLNNISRIEVSLSPTPDSPGSALAGSINLVPRSSFERTRPVLNVSAFLTMRDNMLTLSRQPYQYGDFRRVIKPGFDVSWVVPVNRRFGFSVAVGNSTKFSTTEANTNTWRGLSAATNGTAFPHTTPGNPYLSAYQVRVSPNSITRSSLGLTLDYRLSDRDRLSYAFQFAGFDSWTGNRNLQFNPTRIVAGTFSPTFVQGVAGAGQLVSNSTTGRLRQSKTHMHVLNWRHEGPVWKLDAGMGRAFTKDALRSRDKGLFETIISRRTNMTIGFDQVTDERPGYISVIDNATKTAVDPYVLDDFSLVSVAETPLRSSDINFTGFANARRDFDWTVPITLRAGLDFRQSIREYRTGNRLWNYSGANVRGSAAQFVDPTSLVRKSPFGFPPIQFVDYKAVYKYFEANPSQFTFSEDASYRSFINGSKHAKEMVSSAYIRADVALMDRRLNLVGGVRFEQTNVEGEGPLTDLSRNVKRDSAGKPILNNGVPVPITTVPLEISKLTLLERAARAEKEYLRMFPSLNASYNILDNLIARAAFSTSIGRPDFDQYAGGISLPNTDNLPSPTNSIGLNNAAIKPWTATTYRVRLEYYFRGVGQFSVGAYRRNYKNFFGQTEFEATPEFLALYSLDPSTYGDYSVTTQYNIPGTVGSTGWELNYKQSLTFLPNWARGIQVFGNISFRRMDNAEDMNVRGFYDIPYSGSWGISLTRQRFNIRANINYVAARRLGRVSGASIPEGTFNYNPSYAKIDLLGEYRLTRNLSVFATARDIEDTPDLGITIAPAEPARLRTSQKFGSFWTVGLRGIF